The following coding sequences lie in one Mustelus asterias chromosome 6, sMusAst1.hap1.1, whole genome shotgun sequence genomic window:
- the ttc33 gene encoding tetratricopeptide repeat protein 33 — MTLNEVFQAVQAAEMAVRLNPQWWEALQTLGRAQLSLGEITMALRSFQRALHMCPAESSLWEEDLAWALELQKRQQQLGAMVSTERQEASRPLPDYDFESEELVEACAAIAERDRRPAVTRTSIFITTSQGTECVTDTASQLRQADHSFIQAR; from the exons ATGACGCTGAACGAGGTTTTCCAGGCAGTTCAGGCTGCAGAGATGGCCGTCCGTCTGAATCCCCAGTGGTGGGAGGCACTGCAGACCTTGGGCCGTGCTCAGCTCAGCCTGGGGGAGATAACCATG GCTTTGAGAAGTTTCCAGAGAGCACTGCACATGTGCCCAGCCGAGAGCTCATTGTGGGAGGAAGACCTGGCCTGGGCACTGGAACTGCAGAAAAGACAGCAGCAGCTTGGCGCGATGGTTTCCACGGAGAGACAGGAAGCCAGCAGACCGCTACCAGACTACGACTTTGAGAGCGAGGAGCTGGTGGAGGCATGTGCAGCTATTGCGGAGAGGGACAGGCGTCCTGCAGTGACCAGAACCAGCATCTTTATCACAACCTCACAGGGGACGGAGTGTGTGACTGATACTGCCAGTCAGCTGAGGCAGGCTGATCACAGCTTCATCCAAGCCCGATAA